The Carassius carassius chromosome 2, fCarCar2.1, whole genome shotgun sequence genome has a segment encoding these proteins:
- the LOC132096437 gene encoding LRP chaperone MESD-like isoform X2, protein MVTAEELKLLTLLQNHCKRIWDLFQTSFQNSFCHLVCSLTRLDVEKDDEIEEGDLPEHKRSPPPIDFSKIDASKPEDLLKMSKKGRTLMVFATVSGNPTEKETEEITSLWQGSLFNANFDVQRFVVGSNRVIFMLRDGSYAWEIKDFLIAQDRCEDVTVEGQVYPGKTAKKDAKGNEQNKTKKKGDKKAANRGNKSKQEL, encoded by the exons ATGGTAACCGCCGAAGAACTAAAGTTACTAACGTTACTACAAAACCACTGCAAACGAATATGGGATCTCTTTCAGACGAGTTTTCAGAATTCATTTTGTCATTTGGTTTGTTCTTTGACGCGTTTGGATGTTGAG AAAGATGATGAAATTGAGGAAGGCGACTTACCTGAGCACAAACGGTCTCCTCCACCCATCGACTTCTCTAAAATAGATGCGTCTAAACCAGAGGATCTTCTGAAGATGTCCAAGAAAGGAAGGACCCTGATGGTGTTTGCCACCGTGTCAGGAAACCCCACAGAGAAGGAGACGGAAGAGATCACCAGCCTGTGGCAGGGAAGCCTCTTCAATGCCAACTTTGATGTTCAGAG ATTTGTGGTGGGATCCAACCGTGTCATCTTCATGCTGCGTGATGGGAGCTACGCCTGGGAGATTAAAGACTTCCTGATTGCTCAGGACCGCTGTGAGGATGTGACCGTGGAAGGACAGGTGTACCCCGGGAAAACCGCCAAGAAAGATGCCAAGGGGAACGAGCAAAATAAAACCAAGAAGAAAGGAGACAAGAAAGCAGCCAACAGAGGCAATAAAAGCAAGCAGGAGCTTTGA
- the LOC132096437 gene encoding LRP chaperone MESD-like isoform X1 — translation MASPVSCRTVSVLLFLILFISVHCTDTKPRKKKDIRDYNDADMARLLEEWEKDDEIEEGDLPEHKRSPPPIDFSKIDASKPEDLLKMSKKGRTLMVFATVSGNPTEKETEEITSLWQGSLFNANFDVQRFVVGSNRVIFMLRDGSYAWEIKDFLIAQDRCEDVTVEGQVYPGKTAKKDAKGNEQNKTKKKGDKKAANRGNKSKQEL, via the exons ATGGCGTCACCCGTCAGCTGCAGGACTGTATCAGTTTTGCTTTTTCTCATATTATTCATATCGGTTCACTGTACAGACACTAAACCGAGGAAGAAGAAAGACATAAGGGATTATAATGACGCGGATATGGCCAGACTGCTGGAGGAGTGGGAG AAAGATGATGAAATTGAGGAAGGCGACTTACCTGAGCACAAACGGTCTCCTCCACCCATCGACTTCTCTAAAATAGATGCGTCTAAACCAGAGGATCTTCTGAAGATGTCCAAGAAAGGAAGGACCCTGATGGTGTTTGCCACCGTGTCAGGAAACCCCACAGAGAAGGAGACGGAAGAGATCACCAGCCTGTGGCAGGGAAGCCTCTTCAATGCCAACTTTGATGTTCAGAG ATTTGTGGTGGGATCCAACCGTGTCATCTTCATGCTGCGTGATGGGAGCTACGCCTGGGAGATTAAAGACTTCCTGATTGCTCAGGACCGCTGTGAGGATGTGACCGTGGAAGGACAGGTGTACCCCGGGAAAACCGCCAAGAAAGATGCCAAGGGGAACGAGCAAAATAAAACCAAGAAGAAAGGAGACAAGAAAGCAGCCAACAGAGGCAATAAAAGCAAGCAGGAGCTTTGA